The proteins below are encoded in one region of Segatella copri:
- a CDS encoding 30S ribosomal protein S16, producing MATKIRLQRGGRKSYAFYSIVIADVRAPRDGKFTEKIGTFNPNTNPATVDLNFERALYWVETGAQPTDTVRNILKGEGVYLMKHLKGGVKKGAFDDAEAQKRFDAWKNSKDAKISAVREGDAKAKKEAAAKELEAEKKMNEAIAKKVADKKAAAAAAEAEAKAAEEAPAEEAPAEA from the coding sequence ATGGCAACAAAAATCAGATTGCAGCGCGGCGGTCGTAAAAGCTATGCTTTCTACAGCATCGTAATCGCTGACGTTAGAGCACCACGTGATGGTAAATTTACTGAGAAGATTGGTACTTTCAACCCTAATACCAATCCAGCTACTGTAGATTTGAATTTCGAGCGCGCACTCTACTGGGTAGAGACTGGTGCACAGCCAACAGACACAGTTCGCAACATCCTCAAGGGCGAGGGCGTTTACTTGATGAAGCACCTCAAGGGTGGCGTTAAGAAGGGCGCATTCGACGATGCTGAGGCTCAGAAGCGTTTCGACGCTTGGAAGAATAGCAAGGACGCTAAGATTTCTGCTGTTCGCGAGGGCGATGCTAAGGCAAAGAAGGAAGCTGCTGCTAAGGAGCTCGAGGCTGAGAAGAAGATGAACGAAGCAATCGCTAAGAAGGTAGCTGATAAGAAGGCTGCTGCAGCTGCTGCTGAGGCAGAGGCTAAGGCTGCTGAGGAAGCTCCTGCAGAGGAGGCTCCAGCTGAGGCTTAA
- a CDS encoding DUF4293 domain-containing protein yields MIQRKQTLFLLFAVIAIAICLFLPIASIAAKTMGGDTMVYNLGVVGEAGMQISTTCVPLFLLLAVSAIIALVNIFLYKNLKLQKSLCSLAMLFAGLWYVDYIVMFMGLIPVPEAEGTMKFQFAACLPLVAIIFEWMAMKGVNDDIKLLRAADRIR; encoded by the coding sequence ATGATACAGCGTAAACAGACATTATTTCTGCTCTTTGCTGTCATCGCTATTGCTATCTGTCTTTTCCTTCCTATCGCCAGCATCGCAGCTAAGACGATGGGAGGAGACACTATGGTTTATAACCTCGGAGTGGTAGGGGAGGCAGGAATGCAGATTTCAACTACTTGCGTTCCTCTGTTCCTTCTGCTCGCCGTTTCAGCCATCATAGCATTGGTAAACATCTTTTTGTACAAGAATCTGAAGCTTCAGAAATCACTCTGTTCACTTGCCATGCTTTTTGCAGGTTTATGGTATGTAGATTATATCGTGATGTTCATGGGCTTGATTCCTGTTCCTGAAGCAGAAGGAACGATGAAGTTTCAGTTTGCCGCTTGCCTTCCTTTGGTAGCAATCATATTCGAATGGATGGCAATGAAAGGTGTGAACGATGACATCAAACTCTTGAGAGCAGCAGACCGAATCAGATAA
- a CDS encoding DNA-directed RNA polymerase subunit omega, with the protein MDFKKSKAPVNTVTRNIMDLCDDTHNIYESVAIIAKRANQISIEIKQELSKKLQEFASYNDSLEEVFENREQIEISRYYEKLPKPTLLATEEFIENNIYWRDPTKTSAPMVHESEI; encoded by the coding sequence ATGGATTTCAAAAAATCAAAGGCACCAGTAAACACAGTAACTCGCAACATTATGGATCTCTGCGATGATACCCATAATATCTACGAGAGCGTAGCTATCATTGCAAAGCGCGCTAATCAGATTTCTATCGAAATCAAGCAGGAGTTGAGCAAGAAACTTCAGGAGTTTGCTTCTTATAACGATTCTTTGGAGGAAGTTTTTGAGAACCGCGAACAGATTGAAATCTCTCGCTACTACGAGAAGTTGCCAAAGCCAACTTTGCTCGCTACAGAAGAGTTTATTGAGAATAATATTTATTGGCGCGATCCTACCAAGACATCTGCACCAATGGTTCACGAGAGCGAAATTTAA
- a CDS encoding outer membrane protein assembly factor BamD encodes MKKLTLIASCVALLLSSCAHEYNQVLKSGDYTYKYEYAKQSYAQGKYSRAIPLLQELVTMKKGSTEGEECLYMLAMAEYGMKDYETAAEYFKKYYSSYPKGKFAENAKYFVGESLYQNAPEPRLDQSTTITAIAAFQEFLDLYPDARLKQQATNRLFALQDLLVEKEYKSAKLYFDMGTYFGNCTSGGNNYEACIVTAQNALKDYPYSNRREEFASLIMKGKYELAKMSVEKKQLERYQDAEDECYGFINEYPDSKDRALAEKYIEKCKQYEKEHPESALDQLGNNAN; translated from the coding sequence ATGAAAAAATTGACTCTTATTGCATCGTGTGTTGCATTGCTCTTGTCGAGCTGTGCCCACGAATATAACCAGGTATTGAAATCAGGCGATTATACTTATAAGTATGAGTACGCCAAGCAGAGCTATGCCCAGGGCAAGTATTCCCGTGCCATTCCTCTTCTGCAGGAACTGGTAACGATGAAGAAAGGTTCTACCGAGGGTGAGGAATGTTTGTACATGCTGGCTATGGCCGAGTATGGTATGAAGGATTATGAGACTGCTGCAGAGTATTTCAAGAAGTATTACTCTTCTTATCCTAAAGGTAAGTTTGCTGAAAATGCAAAGTACTTTGTTGGAGAGAGTCTGTATCAGAATGCTCCAGAGCCTCGTCTTGACCAGAGTACCACGATTACAGCCATCGCAGCCTTCCAGGAGTTCCTGGATCTTTATCCAGATGCCCGACTCAAGCAGCAGGCTACAAACCGCCTTTTTGCTCTTCAGGACCTCTTGGTTGAGAAGGAGTATAAGAGTGCCAAGCTCTATTTTGATATGGGTACCTATTTCGGCAACTGTACCAGCGGAGGCAATAATTATGAGGCTTGTATCGTAACTGCACAGAATGCGCTTAAGGATTATCCTTACAGCAACCGACGCGAGGAGTTTGCATCGCTCATCATGAAAGGTAAATACGAACTGGCAAAGATGAGTGTCGAGAAAAAGCAGCTGGAGCGCTATCAGGATGCTGAGGATGAGTGTTATGGCTTTATCAACGAATATCCTGATTCAAAGGACCGTGCACTTGCCGAGAAGTATATCGAGAAGTGCAAGCAGTACGAGAAAGAGCATCCGGAGTCAGCTCTCGACCAGCTTGGCAATAATGCCAATTAA
- the uvrB gene encoding excinuclease ABC subunit UvrB, which translates to MDFKITSKYKPTGDQPQAIRQLTEGVLEGDPAQVLLGVTGSGKTFTVANVIANVGKPTLILSHNKTLAAQLYQEMKGFFPENAVEYYVSYYDYYQPEAYLPTTDTYIEKDLAINDEIDKLRLGAVSALLSGRKDVIVVSSVSCIYGMGGPMAMQENIIKIHRGQRLDRNEFLRKLVEALYVRNDIELQRGNFRVKGETVDIFMAYSDHVLRVTWWDDEIDSIEEVDSLTYHRLASFEDYEIYPANLFVTTKEQQESAIRRIQDDLVKQVEFFKSIGDGIKAQRIKERVEYDMEMIKELGHCSGIENYSRYFDGRHEGERPYCLLDFFPKDFLLVVDESHVSIPQIGAMYGGDRARKKNLVEYGFRLPAAFDNRPLKFEEFHDLIPQAIYVSATPADYELREAEGVVVEQLIRPTGLLDPEIEVRPSENQIDDLLDEILTRTHRNERVLITTLTKRMAEELTEFLLNHNVKAAYIHSDVATLDRVKIMNDLRAGVYDVLVGVNLLREGLDLPEVSLVAILDADKEGFLRSHRSLTQTAGRAARNVNGKVIMYADNITDSMQKTIDETARRRSIQLKYNADHGITPKQIVKAITSALPTSKEEGAKIVPMGAEGSKPRVYVEPESAAFVADPIVRSMSKEELEKSIANTTALMKQAAKDLDFMQAAQYRDEIIRLQKELEEKG; encoded by the coding sequence ATGGATTTTAAGATTACATCAAAATATAAGCCGACTGGCGACCAGCCGCAAGCCATCAGGCAACTCACAGAGGGGGTGCTTGAAGGAGACCCTGCACAGGTGTTGTTGGGTGTAACCGGCTCGGGTAAAACCTTTACGGTGGCAAACGTGATTGCCAACGTGGGGAAGCCTACGCTCATCTTGAGCCACAACAAGACTCTTGCCGCCCAACTGTATCAGGAGATGAAGGGTTTCTTCCCTGAGAACGCTGTAGAATATTATGTTTCATACTACGACTATTATCAGCCGGAAGCTTATCTGCCTACAACAGATACATATATAGAAAAAGACCTCGCCATCAATGATGAAATAGACAAGTTGCGACTCGGTGCTGTTTCTGCCCTTCTCTCGGGCAGAAAGGATGTCATCGTTGTCTCATCCGTATCGTGCATCTATGGTATGGGCGGACCTATGGCGATGCAGGAGAACATCATCAAGATTCATCGCGGGCAGCGACTCGACAGAAATGAATTTCTGAGGAAACTCGTTGAAGCACTTTACGTTAGAAATGATATAGAACTGCAACGTGGCAACTTTAGAGTGAAAGGCGAAACGGTTGATATCTTTATGGCTTACAGCGATCATGTTTTGCGAGTAACATGGTGGGACGATGAGATTGACAGTATCGAAGAAGTGGATTCGCTCACTTATCACCGCCTTGCCTCGTTCGAAGATTACGAGATTTATCCTGCCAACCTTTTCGTAACAACAAAAGAACAGCAGGAAAGTGCCATTCGCAGAATTCAGGACGACCTGGTTAAACAGGTAGAATTCTTCAAGAGTATTGGAGATGGAATCAAGGCACAGCGCATCAAGGAACGTGTAGAATATGATATGGAAATGATCAAGGAATTAGGCCACTGTTCGGGCATCGAGAACTATTCCCGCTATTTTGATGGCAGACACGAAGGCGAACGCCCGTATTGCCTGCTCGATTTCTTCCCTAAAGATTTCCTGCTTGTGGTTGACGAGAGCCATGTGAGCATCCCACAGATTGGCGCCATGTATGGAGGCGACCGGGCACGAAAGAAGAACCTGGTAGAATATGGTTTCCGTTTGCCCGCAGCCTTCGATAACCGTCCGCTGAAATTCGAGGAATTTCACGATCTCATTCCGCAGGCCATCTATGTAAGCGCAACTCCGGCAGACTATGAATTGAGAGAAGCCGAAGGCGTGGTTGTAGAACAGCTGATTCGTCCTACAGGACTCCTGGACCCGGAAATCGAAGTCCGTCCAAGTGAGAATCAGATAGATGATCTTCTGGACGAAATATTAACAAGAACACACCGCAACGAGCGAGTTCTGATTACGACTCTTACAAAGCGCATGGCAGAAGAACTCACCGAGTTCCTGCTCAACCACAACGTAAAGGCTGCCTATATCCACAGTGATGTGGCAACCTTAGACCGAGTAAAGATCATGAACGATCTCCGTGCAGGAGTATACGATGTACTGGTGGGTGTCAACCTGTTACGAGAAGGACTCGACTTGCCGGAAGTTTCGCTCGTAGCTATTCTCGATGCAGACAAGGAAGGCTTCCTTCGCAGTCACCGTTCTCTGACCCAGACGGCAGGCCGTGCAGCCCGAAATGTGAACGGCAAAGTAATCATGTATGCAGACAACATCACAGACAGCATGCAGAAAACGATAGATGAAACAGCCCGCCGCCGAAGCATCCAGTTGAAATACAATGCAGACCATGGCATTACACCAAAACAGATTGTGAAGGCAATAACCTCAGCTCTGCCTACTAGCAAGGAAGAAGGAGCAAAGATTGTTCCGATGGGAGCCGAGGGTTCCAAGCCTCGCGTTTACGTGGAACCGGAAAGTGCAGCCTTCGTTGCCGACCCTATTGTTCGCAGTATGAGCAAGGAAGAATTGGAGAAGAGCATTGCCAATACTACGGCATTGATGAAGCAAGCTGCCAAAGACCTCGACTTCATGCAAGCTGCCCAATATCGCGATGAAATCATCCGATTGCAGAAGGAATTGGAAGAAAAGGGATAA
- a CDS encoding IMPACT family protein yields MIDEFKTISDTIGEGYYTEKRSKFLAFAHHVTTVDEVKEIVAGYRKKYYDARHCCYAYMLGPERTEFRANDDGEPSSTAGKPILGQITKSELTDILIVVIRYFGGVKLGTSGLIVAYREAAIDALAHCEEVTQQIEEIVTYDFTYPMMNDVMRIVKDMNPRILDQTFDNTCSIKLSIRKSEAEQLRSRLKKLSFE; encoded by the coding sequence ATGATAGACGAATTTAAGACTATATCAGATACGATAGGCGAGGGATATTACACCGAGAAAAGGAGTAAGTTTCTCGCCTTTGCTCACCATGTTACAACTGTTGACGAGGTGAAGGAAATTGTTGCCGGGTACCGTAAGAAATATTACGATGCCCGACATTGTTGTTATGCATATATGCTAGGTCCAGAACGGACAGAGTTCCGTGCCAATGATGATGGCGAACCTTCTTCTACGGCAGGAAAACCAATCCTCGGCCAAATCACGAAATCAGAATTGACGGATATTTTAATTGTCGTCATCCGATATTTCGGAGGAGTGAAATTGGGAACCAGCGGACTCATTGTTGCTTATCGTGAAGCTGCCATTGATGCTTTGGCTCATTGTGAGGAGGTTACGCAACAGATAGAGGAAATAGTAACCTATGATTTTACTTATCCGATGATGAATGATGTGATGAGGATTGTCAAAGATATGAATCCGCGTATCTTGGATCAGACTTTCGATAATACTTGCAGCATCAAACTCTCTATCAGAAAGAGCGAGGCTGAGCAGTTACGTTCCCGTCTGAAAAAGCTGTCGTTTGAATAG
- a CDS encoding DUF1015 domain-containing protein has protein sequence MAIVKPFKGIRPPKDLVEQVESRPYDVLNSEEARAEAGDNEKSLYHIIKPEINFEPGTSEYDPRVYESAAENFRKFQENGWLKQDDKEQYYIYAQTMNGKTQYGLVVGAYVNDYMTGVIKKHELTRRDKEEDRMKHVRVCNANIEPVFFAYPDNEVLNELLMRYAATTPEYDFIAPIDGFRHQFWVVSDDQDIATITAEFAKMPSLYIADGHHRSAAAALVGAEKAKQNPNHTGKEEYNYFMAVCFQASQLTILDYNRVVKDLNGLTSDQFLDALTKNFEVIDIDAINVNVSGDEEGIPCYEKMAIDDAISQFGLDILKPAALHSFLLYLDGKWYGLFAKPGTYDDADPIGVLDVDISSRLILDEILGIKDLRSDKRIDFVGGLRGLGELKRRVDSGEMKMALALHPVTMQQIMDIADSGKIMPPKATWFEPKLRSGLIIHKLD, from the coding sequence ATGGCTATAGTTAAACCATTTAAGGGTATTCGTCCCCCAAAAGATTTAGTTGAGCAAGTTGAGTCTCGTCCTTACGATGTTCTCAATTCTGAGGAAGCACGTGCCGAGGCAGGCGATAACGAGAAGAGCCTTTATCATATTATTAAACCTGAAATCAATTTCGAACCAGGAACTTCTGAGTACGATCCACGAGTGTATGAAAGCGCTGCAGAGAACTTCAGAAAGTTCCAGGAGAATGGCTGGTTGAAACAGGATGATAAGGAACAGTATTATATCTATGCACAGACTATGAATGGCAAGACTCAGTATGGTCTTGTTGTAGGTGCGTATGTAAACGACTATATGACGGGTGTCATCAAGAAACATGAACTGACACGCCGCGATAAGGAAGAAGACCGTATGAAGCATGTGCGTGTATGCAATGCCAATATCGAACCAGTATTCTTCGCTTATCCTGATAATGAGGTGCTTAACGAACTTCTGATGCGTTATGCAGCAACAACGCCGGAGTATGATTTCATTGCTCCAATAGATGGTTTCCGTCATCAGTTCTGGGTTGTAAGCGATGATCAGGATATTGCCACAATTACAGCGGAATTTGCCAAGATGCCTAGCCTTTATATTGCTGACGGTCATCACCGTAGTGCAGCAGCAGCTCTGGTAGGTGCAGAAAAAGCTAAGCAGAATCCTAATCATACAGGTAAGGAGGAATATAACTACTTTATGGCAGTTTGTTTCCAGGCAAGTCAGCTTACCATTCTCGATTATAACCGAGTTGTGAAGGATTTGAATGGTCTGACTTCTGATCAGTTCCTCGATGCTTTGACAAAGAATTTCGAGGTGATAGATATTGATGCAATCAATGTGAATGTATCTGGTGATGAAGAGGGCATACCTTGCTATGAAAAGATGGCTATTGATGATGCTATCAGCCAGTTTGGCTTGGATATTCTGAAACCAGCTGCTCTCCATTCTTTCCTCCTCTATCTGGATGGTAAATGGTACGGTTTGTTTGCCAAGCCGGGTACCTATGATGATGCTGATCCAATCGGCGTGCTCGATGTGGATATTTCATCTCGCCTGATTCTTGATGAAATTCTGGGTATCAAGGATTTACGTTCTGATAAGCGCATCGATTTTGTGGGCGGTCTTCGCGGTCTCGGTGAGTTGAAACGTCGTGTGGATAGCGGCGAGATGAAGATGGCACTTGCTTTGCATCCGGTTACTATGCAGCAGATTATGGACATCGCTGACAGTGGTAAGATTATGCCACCTAAGGCAACATGGTTTGAACCTAAGTTGCGCAGCGGGTTGATTATTCACAAGTTGGATTAA
- a CDS encoding NAD(P)-dependent oxidoreductase encodes MKVLVATEKPFAAAAVEGIKKEIEGAGNELVLLEKYTEKAQLLDAVMDVDAMIIRSDKADAEVLDAAKNLKIIVRAGAGYDNIDLAAATAHNVVAENTPGQNSNAVAELVFGLLVFTVRNFYNGKAGSELKGKKLGILAFGNVGRNVARIAKGFGMEVAAYDAFCPADVIEAAGVHAVKSQDELFQTCDIVSLHVPATPETIKSIDYKTVNQLPKGGILINTARKEVINEPELLKLLAEREDLKFITDIKPDADADFAKFEGRYFSTPKKMGAQTAEANINAGIAAAKQINAFFADGCTKYQVNK; translated from the coding sequence ATGAAAGTATTAGTTGCAACAGAAAAGCCATTCGCAGCGGCTGCTGTGGAAGGCATTAAGAAAGAAATAGAGGGAGCAGGCAACGAATTGGTGCTGCTCGAAAAATATACAGAGAAAGCTCAGCTTCTCGATGCAGTGATGGATGTGGACGCGATGATTATCCGCTCTGACAAGGCTGATGCCGAGGTGCTCGATGCAGCAAAGAACCTGAAGATTATCGTTCGTGCCGGTGCGGGTTATGATAACATTGACCTTGCTGCTGCTACTGCTCATAATGTAGTGGCTGAGAATACTCCTGGTCAGAACTCTAACGCAGTAGCTGAGTTGGTATTCGGTCTGCTGGTTTTCACCGTTCGTAATTTCTACAACGGCAAGGCTGGCAGCGAGTTGAAGGGTAAGAAACTGGGTATTCTTGCTTTCGGTAATGTTGGTCGAAATGTGGCTCGCATCGCCAAGGGATTTGGCATGGAAGTAGCTGCTTACGATGCATTCTGCCCAGCTGATGTTATCGAGGCTGCCGGTGTTCATGCTGTAAAGTCACAGGATGAGTTGTTCCAGACTTGTGACATCGTTTCTCTTCATGTCCCTGCTACTCCAGAGACTATCAAGAGCATCGACTACAAGACCGTAAACCAGTTGCCTAAGGGTGGCATCCTCATCAATACAGCGCGTAAGGAGGTTATCAATGAGCCTGAGCTCCTGAAACTTCTTGCTGAGCGTGAGGACTTGAAGTTCATCACTGATATCAAGCCTGATGCTGATGCAGACTTTGCCAAGTTCGAGGGTCGCTACTTCTCAACTCCTAAGAAGATGGGTGCACAGACTGCAGAAGCAAATATCAATGCCGGTATTGCTGCAGCTAAGCAGATTAATGCGTTCTTTGCTGATGGTTGCACAAAATATCAAGTAAATAAATAA
- the serC gene encoding 3-phosphoserine/phosphohydroxythreonine transaminase, translated as MKKYNFNAGPSMLPREVIENTAKQILDFNGSGLSLMEISHRAKDFQPVVDEAVSLFKELLDIPEGYSVIFLGGGASLQFMQIPANFLIKKAAYINSGTWAKKAMKEAKHFGEVVEIASSSDANFTFYPQVPNTVPADCDYLHLTSNNTIYGTELRVDPDVNVPLISDMSSDIMSRPVDVSKYTAIYAGAQKNLSMAGVTVIIVKDDMLGKAPRELPTMLDYRTHVEKGSMFNTPPVVPIYTLMENLRWLKANGGVEAADKRAHERAEVLYAEIDRNKLFKGTVEESSRSLMNICFVMNDEYKELEKPFLDFATERGMVGIKGHRSVGGFRASCYNAQTMEGVQALVKAMQDFEAQH; from the coding sequence ATGAAGAAGTACAATTTTAACGCAGGTCCATCAATGCTTCCACGCGAAGTGATTGAGAACACAGCAAAGCAGATTTTGGATTTTAATGGTTCAGGTCTTTCATTGATGGAAATCAGCCACCGTGCTAAGGATTTCCAGCCAGTAGTTGATGAGGCAGTCTCCTTATTCAAGGAGCTTCTTGACATTCCTGAGGGTTATTCCGTAATCTTCCTTGGTGGTGGTGCGTCATTGCAGTTTATGCAGATTCCAGCAAACTTCCTCATCAAGAAGGCTGCCTACATTAATTCTGGCACTTGGGCTAAGAAGGCAATGAAAGAGGCAAAGCATTTTGGTGAGGTCGTGGAGATCGCATCATCGTCCGACGCCAATTTCACTTTCTATCCACAGGTTCCTAACACTGTACCAGCCGATTGTGATTACTTGCATTTGACAAGCAACAATACTATATATGGTACTGAACTCCGTGTAGATCCAGATGTAAACGTACCATTGATTTCTGATATGTCTTCAGATATCATGAGCCGTCCAGTAGATGTTTCTAAGTATACTGCCATCTATGCAGGTGCTCAGAAGAATCTTTCTATGGCAGGTGTTACCGTTATCATCGTTAAGGATGATATGCTTGGCAAGGCTCCTCGCGAGCTTCCTACAATGCTCGATTATCGTACTCACGTTGAGAAGGGCAGTATGTTCAATACTCCTCCTGTTGTTCCTATCTATACCTTGATGGAGAATCTCCGCTGGTTGAAGGCTAATGGTGGTGTTGAGGCTGCTGATAAGCGAGCTCACGAACGTGCAGAAGTTCTTTATGCTGAAATCGACCGCAACAAACTCTTCAAGGGTACAGTGGAAGAGTCTTCACGCTCATTGATGAACATCTGCTTCGTGATGAACGATGAGTACAAGGAGTTGGAGAAGCCATTCCTCGACTTCGCTACAGAGCGTGGCATGGTAGGTATCAAGGGTCACCGCTCAGTGGGTGGTTTCCGTGCCAGCTGCTACAATGCACAGACCATGGAGGGTGTTCAGGCACTCGTCAAGGCCATGCAGGATTTTGAAGCACAACATTAA
- a CDS encoding DEAD/DEAH box helicase: MIDRILDKLGIELNDMQQNSMQAILHGNKDVVILSPTGSGKTLAYLLPLTQLIDATDDEAQAVVVTPGRELALQSANVLKNMGSGLRAMACYGGRATMDEHRVMKQVRPQIVFGTPGRLNDHLDKGNLSPYHIKYLIIDEFDKCLEMGFQDEMSRLIKSLPGLRRHFLLSATEAEEIPHFVHMGRVEKIDYRVDEDQVPDRVHIYKVDSPVKDKLESLSLLLRSLGDQSTIVFLNYRDSVERTNKYLVEQGFSTSFFHGGLEQKEREASLYRFSNGSANILVSTDLASRGLDIPDIDNIIHYHMPESEDGYIHRVGRTARWEAQGRAFFLLGPEEHIPEYVDAEIVDYEMPAADQLPAPAKPKMATIYIGKGKKDKISKGDILGFLCKKGGLQSAEIGKIDVNDRYAYAAISRTKLRSVLNNVKGEKIKGVKTIVEEVR, translated from the coding sequence ATGATAGACAGAATTTTAGATAAACTGGGCATTGAGCTCAATGATATGCAGCAGAATTCCATGCAGGCAATCTTGCACGGGAACAAGGATGTGGTGATACTTTCGCCAACAGGTAGTGGCAAGACACTGGCTTATCTTCTGCCTCTTACCCAACTTATAGATGCTACTGATGACGAGGCACAGGCGGTGGTGGTAACTCCTGGTCGGGAACTCGCTTTGCAGTCGGCTAACGTATTGAAGAATATGGGCAGCGGTTTGCGTGCGATGGCTTGCTATGGTGGTCGTGCTACGATGGATGAGCATCGCGTGATGAAACAGGTTCGTCCTCAGATTGTATTTGGAACTCCAGGCCGTCTCAATGATCATCTGGATAAGGGAAATCTTTCTCCATATCACATCAAATACCTGATTATTGATGAGTTTGACAAGTGTCTGGAGATGGGTTTCCAGGACGAAATGAGCCGACTGATCAAGTCTTTGCCTGGCTTGCGTCGACATTTCCTGCTTTCTGCTACCGAGGCGGAGGAGATTCCTCATTTCGTACACATGGGTAGGGTAGAAAAGATAGATTACCGTGTGGATGAAGATCAGGTTCCTGACCGTGTACATATATATAAGGTGGATAGTCCGGTAAAGGATAAACTGGAGAGTCTGTCACTTTTGCTACGCAGTTTAGGCGATCAGAGTACCATTGTATTCCTCAATTATCGCGACAGTGTAGAGCGCACCAATAAATATCTGGTGGAGCAGGGATTTTCAACCTCTTTCTTCCATGGTGGATTGGAACAGAAGGAACGCGAGGCTTCTCTCTATCGTTTCAGCAACGGTAGTGCCAATATCCTGGTGAGTACGGATCTGGCTTCGCGCGGACTTGATATTCCAGATATAGATAATATCATCCATTATCACATGCCGGAGAGCGAAGATGGTTATATCCATCGTGTAGGACGTACGGCAAGATGGGAAGCCCAGGGCAGGGCTTTCTTCCTGTTAGGTCCTGAAGAGCATATTCCGGAATATGTGGATGCTGAAATTGTGGATTACGAGATGCCTGCTGCTGATCAGCTTCCTGCGCCAGCCAAACCTAAGATGGCTACTATATATATAGGTAAAGGCAAAAAGGATAAAATCAGCAAGGGTGACATCTTAGGCTTCCTTTGCAAGAAGGGTGGGCTGCAGTCGGCTGAAATCGGTAAGATTGATGTTAATGACCGTTATGCTTATGCTGCCATTTCCCGAACGAAGTTGCGCAGCGTACTGAATAATGTAAAGGGCGAAAAGATAAAAGGTGTCAAAACGATAGTGGAAGAGGTAAGGTAG